Proteins found in one Sorghum bicolor cultivar BTx623 chromosome 1, Sorghum_bicolor_NCBIv3, whole genome shotgun sequence genomic segment:
- the LOC8059286 gene encoding NADPH-dependent aldehyde reductase-like protein, chloroplastic, giving the protein MAVANAGNTSSLLPLDGRVVLVTGGSRGIGREISSQLAALGAGVVINFASNSGKADELVAELTSRGQRAVAVRADVSEPDAVRALFDRAEDAFGSPPHIVVASAGLLNPKYPALADTTVEDFDAMFAVNVRGTFLVCREAARRVPPNSGGRIVTFSSSIMGTLLPGYAAYTATNGAVEAMTRILAKEVAAKGVTANVVAPGPVRTELFLAGKDEAFVPKVEERSMGRIAETTDGASVVKFLVSHSASWVNGQVIRVNGGFA; this is encoded by the coding sequence ATGGCAGTCGCAAACGCCGGGAACACGTCGTCGCTGCTCCCACTCGACGGCCGCGTTGTTCTCGTCACTGGAGGCTCCCGCGGCATCGGCCGCGAGATCTCCTCCCAACTCGCCGCGCTCGGCGCCGGCGTCGTGATCAACTTCGCGTCCAACTCCGGCAAGGCTGACGAGCTCGTCGCGGAGCTCACCTCGCGCGGCCAACGCGCCGTGGCCGTCCGTGCGGACGTGTCGGAACCGGACGCCGTGCGCGCGCTCTTCGACCGCGCCGAGGACGCGTTCGGGTCCCCGCCGCACATCGTGGTCGCCAGCGCGGGCCTCCTGAACCCCAAGTACCCGGCGCTCGCGGACACGACGGTGGAGGACTTCGACGCCATGTTCGCGGTGAACGTGCGCGGGACGTTCCTCGTGTGCCGCGAGGCGGCCAGGCGCGTCCCGCCAAACAGCGGCGGCCGCATCGTGACGTTCTCGTCGTCCATCATGGGCACGCTCCTGCCCGGGTACGCGGCGTACACGGCGACCAACGGCGCCGTGGAGGCGATGACGAGGATCCTGGCCAAGGAGGTGGCGGCCAAGGGGGTGACGGCGAACGTGGTGGCGCCGGGGCCCGTGCGCACGGAGCTGTTCTTGGCTGGGAAAGACGAGGCGTTCGTGCCGAAGGTCGAGGAGCGGTCCATGGGCCGCATCGCCGAAACCACGGACGGGGCGTCGGTCGTCAAGTTCCTGGTGAGCCACTCCGCGTCTTGGGTCAACGGCCAGGTCATCAGGGTCAATGGCGGCTTCGCCTAA